In one window of Juglans regia cultivar Chandler chromosome 3, Walnut 2.0, whole genome shotgun sequence DNA:
- the LOC109020188 gene encoding cysteine-rich receptor-like protein kinase 26 isoform X2, whose protein sequence is MAISSRWLFFLSAIVILTTQAVAQRNPLFHFCLNNKGNYTSNSTYDKNLNHLLSSLSSDARANSGFFNSSYGNNSDEVHAIGLCRGDSNSEDCRSCLNNATSVLKQLCPVQKEAILLYDHCMFRYSNRSIFGLMETVPSLYMWNVNNVPANSLNQFNDVLWTLLEGLRDEAAAGGSLRKYAVNNTIAPQFMTLYALVQCTPDLSREECDTCLTGAFGEIRKCCSGKQGARVFRPSCNFRFEIEQFYYSTSMAPPIPSPQAPPAFLPPPSSNNTNSTPSAGNRNFIVVLASITFMGLISSIAGIYIKAKWGRKKAGILCKSVEEIIGSILFDFDNIKVATNNFSEANKLRETEFGTVYKGTFSNKVIAVKRLSTGFGQEGVEFEDKVLSLTKLQHPNIVELLGCSVEGNERLVIYDFVPNTSLDHYLSDPLKVATLDWEMRYKIIRGIAQGVLYLHEESKLCFNHGLKASNIFVDEEMNPKISDFGLKSLLSLDQIPENTSRIGRIEEAPDVMHMLFSTKTDVFNFGVLVLEIVSGQKNNFFRDEENADNLLSYAWRNFSEGTASNIIDPTILMPDGSTSEIINCILTALLCAEANEADRPTMASVVTMLDGSDKHGSMVTEMPSFEDDHRVLGRRTFLRRVRSLLWTKKGCFRILESS, encoded by the exons ATGGCAATTTCCTCAAGATGGCTGTTCTTCCTCTCCGCCATTGTTATACTCACTACACAAGCCGTCGCGCAGAGAAACCCGCTATTCCATTTCTGTTTAAACAACAAGGGCAACTACACCTCCAACAGTACCTATGACAAGAATCTGAATCAcctcctctcctccctctcctccgACGCCAGAGCTAACTCCGGGTTCTTTAATTCCTCTTATGGCAACAACTCTGACGAAGTCCACGCAATCGGACTTTGTAGAGGGGATTCTAACTCAGAGGACTGCCGCAGTTGCCTCAACAACGCTACGTCTGTTCTTAAACAGCTCTGTCCCGTTCAGAAGGAGGCAATTTTATTGTACGACCACTGCATGTTTCGCTACTCAAATCGCTCTATTTTTGGCCTCATGGAAACTGTTCCTAGTCTCTATATGTGGAACGTGAATAACGTACCGGCCAATTCTTTGAATCAGTTCAATGATGTTCTATGGACCCTGTTGGAAGGCTTAAGAGATGAAGCTGCAGCAGGTGGTTCTCTTCGTAAGTACGCAGTAAATAACACAATCGCACCCCAATTCATGACGCTATATGCACTTGTGCAGTGCACGCCTGACTTATCTCGGGAAGAATGCGACACCTGCTTAACTGGGGCTTTCGGAGAAATCCGAAAATGTTGTAGTGGGAAGCAAGGAGCTAGAGTGTTTAGACCCAGCTGTAATTTCAGGTTTGAGATCGAACAATTCTACTACTCTACATCCATGGCGCCGCCGATCCCGTCCCCACAAGCACCACCAGCTTTTCTTCCTCCTCCATCTTCAAATAATACCAACAGTACTCCGAGTGCAG GGAACCGGAACTTTATTGTAGTTTTGGCATCTATTACTTTTATGGGACTAATCTCGTCCATCGCGGGCATCTATATAAAGGCGAAGTGGGGAAGGAAGAAAGCTGGAA TTCTTTGTAAAAGTGTAGAGGAGATAATTGGATCCATACTATTCGACTTTGACAATATTAAAGTTGCGACGAACAACTTTTCCGAAGCAAATAAACTCCGAGAAACTGAATTTGGTACTGTTTACAAG GGTACGTTCTCCAATAAAGTCATTGCTGTAAAAAGGCTGTCAACGGGTTTTGGACAAGAAGGTGTAGAATTTGAGGATAAGGTCCTTTCGCTGACTAAACTTCAACACCCTAATATTGTTGAGCTCCTAGGCTGTTCCGTTGAAGGAAATGAAAGACTTGtaatatatgattttgttccAAATACAAGCCTTGATCACTACCTGTCTG ATCCGCTCAAGGTTGCAACTTTGGATTGGGAAATGCGCTACAAAATCATAAGAGGCATTGCACAAGGGGTTCTTTACCTTCATGAAGAATCTAAACTATGTTTTAATCATGGTCTTAAAGCTAGTAACATATTTGTGGACGAAGAAATGAATCCAAAGATTTCAGATTTTGGCTTGAAAAGCTTGCTTTCATTGGATCAAATTCCCGAGAATACAAGTAGAATTGGGAGGATCGA AGAAGCTCCGGATGTAATGCACATGCTGTTCTCAACGAAGACCGATGTCTTTAATTTCGGTGTATTAGTGTTGGAGATAGTGAGCGGACAGAAGAATAATTTCTTTCGAGATGAGGAGAATGCGGACAATCTTTTGAGCTAT GCTTGGAGAAACTTCAGTGAAGGAACTGCTTCAAATATTATAGATCCCACAATATTGATGCCAGATGGCTCAACATCTGAAATAATAAACTGCATCCTCACTGCCTTACTCTGTGCTGAAGCAAATGAAGCTGATAGACCAACCATGGCTTCAGTTGTTACCATGCTCGACGGTAGTGACAAACATGGAAGCATGGTAACCGAAATGCCATCATTTGAGGATGATCATAGAGTGTTAGGTAGGAGAACTTTCCTTCGGAGGGTCCGGAGTTTGCTTTGGACGAAAAAAGGCTGCTTTCGCATCCTAGAATCATCGTAG
- the LOC109020188 gene encoding cysteine-rich receptor-like protein kinase 26 isoform X4, producing the protein MAISSRWLFFLSAIVILTTQAVAQRNPLFHFCLNNKGNYTSNSTYDKNLNHLLSSLSSDARANSGFFNSSYGNNSDEVHAIGLCRGDSNSEDCRSCLNNATSVLKQLCPVQKEAILLYDHCMFRYSNRSIFGLMETVPSLYMWNVNNVPANSLNQFNDVLWTLLEGLRDEAAAGGSLRKYAVNNTIAPQFMTLYALVQCTPDLSREECDTCLTGAFGEIRKCCSGKQGARVFRPSCNFRFEIEQFYYSTSMAPPIPSPQAPPAFLPPPSSNNTNSTPSAGNRNFIVVLASITFMGLISSIAGIYIKAKWGRKKAGKEIIGSILFDFDNIKVATNNFSEANKLRETEFGTVYKGTFSNKVIAVKRLSTGFGQEGVEFEDKVLSLTKLQHPNIVELLGCSVEGNERLVIYDFVPNTSLDHYLSDPLKVATLDWEMRYKIIRGIAQGVLYLHEESKLCFNHGLKASNIFVDEEMNPKISDFGLKSLLSLDQIPENTSRIGRIEEAPDVMHMLFSTKTDVFNFGVLVLEIVSGQKNNFFRDEENADNLLSYAWRNFSEGTASNIIDPTILMPDGSTSEIINCILTALLCAEANEADRPTMASVVTMLDGSDKHGSMVTEMPSFEDDHRVLGRRTFLRRVRSLLWTKKGCFRILESS; encoded by the exons ATGGCAATTTCCTCAAGATGGCTGTTCTTCCTCTCCGCCATTGTTATACTCACTACACAAGCCGTCGCGCAGAGAAACCCGCTATTCCATTTCTGTTTAAACAACAAGGGCAACTACACCTCCAACAGTACCTATGACAAGAATCTGAATCAcctcctctcctccctctcctccgACGCCAGAGCTAACTCCGGGTTCTTTAATTCCTCTTATGGCAACAACTCTGACGAAGTCCACGCAATCGGACTTTGTAGAGGGGATTCTAACTCAGAGGACTGCCGCAGTTGCCTCAACAACGCTACGTCTGTTCTTAAACAGCTCTGTCCCGTTCAGAAGGAGGCAATTTTATTGTACGACCACTGCATGTTTCGCTACTCAAATCGCTCTATTTTTGGCCTCATGGAAACTGTTCCTAGTCTCTATATGTGGAACGTGAATAACGTACCGGCCAATTCTTTGAATCAGTTCAATGATGTTCTATGGACCCTGTTGGAAGGCTTAAGAGATGAAGCTGCAGCAGGTGGTTCTCTTCGTAAGTACGCAGTAAATAACACAATCGCACCCCAATTCATGACGCTATATGCACTTGTGCAGTGCACGCCTGACTTATCTCGGGAAGAATGCGACACCTGCTTAACTGGGGCTTTCGGAGAAATCCGAAAATGTTGTAGTGGGAAGCAAGGAGCTAGAGTGTTTAGACCCAGCTGTAATTTCAGGTTTGAGATCGAACAATTCTACTACTCTACATCCATGGCGCCGCCGATCCCGTCCCCACAAGCACCACCAGCTTTTCTTCCTCCTCCATCTTCAAATAATACCAACAGTACTCCGAGTGCAG GGAACCGGAACTTTATTGTAGTTTTGGCATCTATTACTTTTATGGGACTAATCTCGTCCATCGCGGGCATCTATATAAAGGCGAAGTGGGGAAGGAAGAAAGCTGGAA AGGAGATAATTGGATCCATACTATTCGACTTTGACAATATTAAAGTTGCGACGAACAACTTTTCCGAAGCAAATAAACTCCGAGAAACTGAATTTGGTACTGTTTACAAG GGTACGTTCTCCAATAAAGTCATTGCTGTAAAAAGGCTGTCAACGGGTTTTGGACAAGAAGGTGTAGAATTTGAGGATAAGGTCCTTTCGCTGACTAAACTTCAACACCCTAATATTGTTGAGCTCCTAGGCTGTTCCGTTGAAGGAAATGAAAGACTTGtaatatatgattttgttccAAATACAAGCCTTGATCACTACCTGTCTG ATCCGCTCAAGGTTGCAACTTTGGATTGGGAAATGCGCTACAAAATCATAAGAGGCATTGCACAAGGGGTTCTTTACCTTCATGAAGAATCTAAACTATGTTTTAATCATGGTCTTAAAGCTAGTAACATATTTGTGGACGAAGAAATGAATCCAAAGATTTCAGATTTTGGCTTGAAAAGCTTGCTTTCATTGGATCAAATTCCCGAGAATACAAGTAGAATTGGGAGGATCGA AGAAGCTCCGGATGTAATGCACATGCTGTTCTCAACGAAGACCGATGTCTTTAATTTCGGTGTATTAGTGTTGGAGATAGTGAGCGGACAGAAGAATAATTTCTTTCGAGATGAGGAGAATGCGGACAATCTTTTGAGCTAT GCTTGGAGAAACTTCAGTGAAGGAACTGCTTCAAATATTATAGATCCCACAATATTGATGCCAGATGGCTCAACATCTGAAATAATAAACTGCATCCTCACTGCCTTACTCTGTGCTGAAGCAAATGAAGCTGATAGACCAACCATGGCTTCAGTTGTTACCATGCTCGACGGTAGTGACAAACATGGAAGCATGGTAACCGAAATGCCATCATTTGAGGATGATCATAGAGTGTTAGGTAGGAGAACTTTCCTTCGGAGGGTCCGGAGTTTGCTTTGGACGAAAAAAGGCTGCTTTCGCATCCTAGAATCATCGTAG